Within the Miscanthus floridulus cultivar M001 chromosome 2, ASM1932011v1, whole genome shotgun sequence genome, the region GCAAAACCAGGGGCGGCAGCGGCGCTCCCAGTCCCAAGCTGCTGCTGCTTCCTCTCCACTTCCTGCATGAGCGCCTCCTCCACGGCCTTTTCCACCTCGCCGGCCGCAATCTGCACACACAAGACGCCAAGAGGAACCGCGTGGTTAGTTGCGTCGAGTAACAAGTGGCACATCCATTTGGGAGTAggaaaaaaagcaacagcagcaaCTGCACGGGACGTATCAATTATCATGATAAGCTCCGCAATTACGAGATGATGCGTGTATATTCAGACAATCAAATTGGAGAGGCATTGACAATTGACAAGTTGCGGTTTACATAAAAAAATAATGGACATGGTGGTACTATGAAAAAGGGCAGAGTTGTCAGCTATATTGGAGTTGTTGTTTGATTTGACATGTCAAGGTTAATGTTAGCTAATAGAGGTTGCACATGGATTAGACTGTCTGTCGAagattttatataaaaaaaacatgTGAGGATTCGTTGAAGTTTTTTCCCCCCCGAAGTAGGGAGACCTGAGCAGGAGTTTGACACGGTTGACCAGTGTCAAAATGTGAATTTTGAAGTGGAATGACTCTGTTTTATATGATTTTCATTTGTGTCAATATGTTATATCATCTATTATTTGTTTAGCCAGATTGCCTAGATATATCCAAATTTGATCATACTTTCCTCATCCTTATCCTAGCGACAATCTGTTTTCCTATCCAACAATCTAACTCGGCGGTGAATCTTGTATGTGACTGAACTGTTGTATCCTTTTTCCCAACCTAAATTCTGGATCAGGCATTGCCAGCAAAGCTGGTGAGAAATTTGAGCCTTGCTCCAAACAGTGAACGTCGATAGTTCAACGACGATCGAACAATGAAGCTCGAGGAGGATTGAGAGTGCTCACCGTGGTCTCGACATTCATCTCCGTGCACAGCCTGCATCCGGACAGGTTGGAGCGGATGCCCCTGGCCCTGACGTCCATGCCCTTGAGGCGCCTGAGCGCCCCGATCATGGAGTCGATGGCGGACGCCGGCTCGTCCACCTCGAACTGCACCTTGACGCACTGCTGCCTGGCGTCGTGGCCCAGGATGCGGGCCTTGAGCTCCTCGTTCCGGCGCTGCAGCTGCTCCCGCGCGCCCCTCAGCTCGTGGATGTAGATGGCGGCCGCCTGCACGATGGAGTTCTTGTCGCCCCTGGACCGGGACGCCACCAGCGCGTGCAGGTCGGCGTAGCTCTGGCTCAGCTTCTCGCGCCGCTGCCGCTCCCGCATCATGTGCCGGAACCCGCGGCTGCTCTCGACGGCCGCGGCACcagccggctgctgctgctgccgccgcggcggcggctcctcctgctcctccacaTCCTCCGCCATTGCCATGCTCTGCTCACGCTGTCCTTCCCCGCCCATCCCGCTCAGCGCGTCGATCATCTGGCCGTGCACGCTGGGGCCCCCGAACGGCGCTCCCGCCCCCACGCCCACGGTCGCCCCGGGGTAGTCGTAGTCCTGGAACGCGGTCGGCATCGGCGGCGCGAAGGGCGGCTCCTCTGGCGAGGCAATGAGGCCGAAGGGCAGCTCCGGTGAGGGCGGCACGGCGACGTGCGGGTAGAACGGAGCCTCGTCGTGGAAGAAGCTGGTGTAATTGTAGGAGTCCATCTGCATTTCCGGCCTCCGTGCTGCGCAGGTTCGGCTGCTCGACGCGGCCGGAGTGGAGACTGGAGAGCCGAGAGCGCGGTTTGGTTGCGTTTGCGTTGCCGGAGGAGAAGTGTTCGAGCGCGGGTTAAATAGGCACCGGTGCGGTGCGGGGGAGGATTAGGATTACGGGCGGGACCCGGGGAAAGGTCAAACCTGGGATTTCGCAATTGTTAATTCGGGCGGGGTGAGGGGGGAAAAGAGCACGTGCGAGCATGCGGCGACGCGCTTTGGAGTTTGGATACACGTGGATAAAAAGGAGCCGGCTCAGAAGGTTCACGTAGGAGGGGGCCACATGGAAACCGAGAGCCAGCGCTGTATTTGCCGCTCGCACCCCCACAAGAACTGCTATTTCAAATACTGATATTGGAACGCCAAAAACCAGTTTTCTTTTGGCAGATTATATGGTCAATACCACGGAGCCATAAATAGACATTTATAATAATTTGCAATTTTCTTCACTGATATATTGGTTATTGCCTTTTACAATTTCATAATTACAAAAAGATGCAATCCAAAAACAGCAAAAAAGTGTAAACAATATGACTGCTAAAAAGATTTGCAGCATTACAGAAAAGTGCCACTtacacttcaaactttattataCCACATTGAAGATTCACATAAGTGGTTGAGATTAGAATTCCAGAGCATCATTTTGAAACTAAAAAAGCGAAGTTTTTCTGAAGGGTTAGCAGGGGATTCCGTACCTTTTTTTTTGGTAAATGCAAAGTTATAGCATTACTCACAAATTTACACACTGATAAACCATCTAAGCGAGATAAACACATACTACCATGACAATGAGTTTAGCTATGGCCAAAATGTGGAAAAGATTTAAATGTCAGTTAATTCGTGATGATGATACGGGGATTTCCTAGTTAAATTCAAGAATAAGGGTTTTTTTTCATATAAACAGTAAGTTTGAGGGCTTAATATGCACTTACTTTATTATTAGTATAAAAATCATGGACATATTATGTTCAAAGAAGTGCCACGCTAACTACCGGTCAACAAAATCATCATATTTGCACGTTGTGCCACATACCCACAACAGTACACGAAAGATATAAAAATCCGTACGTATTTGCATTTTCCCTAGTATCGATCTAATAAATATATTTAAGGAGGACTGGAGGAGAAATTCAAGCAAAGAGCACATGAACAGGACGATCGAGCCACCTCACAGTCACAGATGCATGTGAACTAGGACCCGGCACAGCTATAGTACAAAGCACACGTCAGATGCCATGCCATGCATGCCACATGGACACGGTGGAGAGACCATGACTCCGTGCGAGAGAGCGTGCGTGTCGATGTTTGAAGAGGCAATGACGAGTAGAGACTGCTCCTTGACCGTATAATCTTCTACTCTCTCTATCTCTTCTTGCTCTGCTCCCATCCTGGACACGTTTCTGGCGACACGGCACGGAAGCTTCTATTCTTCATCACCGAGTTGTTCGTGCATGTACTTGGTAGTGCATTGtccctttcctttgtttttctttctctttaAAAAAAGTTTCACCTGATCGCCCGGTAAATT harbors:
- the LOC136518821 gene encoding transcription factor BHLH148-like, which codes for MQMDSYNYTSFFHDEAPFYPHVAVPPSPELPFGLIASPEEPPFAPPMPTAFQDYDYPGATVGVGAGAPFGGPSVHGQMIDALSGMGGEGQREQSMAMAEDVEEQEEPPPRRQQQQPAGAAAVESSRGFRHMMRERQRREKLSQSYADLHALVASRSRGDKNSIVQAAAIYIHELRGAREQLQRRNEELKARILGHDARQQCVKVQFEVDEPASAIDSMIGALRRLKGMDVRARGIRSNLSGCRLCTEMNVETTIAAGEVEKAVEEALMQEVERKQQQLGTGSAAAAPGFAGPQASSHVQNVF